Proteins encoded by one window of Bactrocera oleae isolate idBacOlea1 chromosome 4, idBacOlea1, whole genome shotgun sequence:
- the zda gene encoding peptidyl-prolyl cis-trans isomerase FKBP8, with the protein MDTEKSSSSSFEDLSNINELETKSAHVKESDVKGEEKDSFQIGTKNAKNQQENIKLEGSGVGVSIGDNEPCDVLGNGQLVKRVIKQSQLIARPARGDLVTVTFNGRMPNGIVVEKKENYQIHVGDYEVVQGLDMVIPLMNIGEVAEVTIDARFAYGSLGLKNDENESASVPADSTLIYEVHLLNCKNEDFSDLKSFEVRRNYGTRKKERANFWYNRNEYNTAIQLYRRALEFLDDRDGDPDSMFDKEDLEFSNSDLQTLLEDRLVVYNNLAMAQIKISAFDAALKSVENVLRCQPSNSKALYRKGRILEGKGDTKGAIILLQKAATFEPDSKAIQQDLAKLIIKARREEHNEKEMYQKMLGQAKKLEQKHKQPQKQQNIESSKLKLIGYLMGSILIGVAGVAIYRYKY; encoded by the exons ATGGACACTGAAAAATCCAGTAGTAGTTCATTTGAGGACCTTTCCAATATAAACGAATTAGAAACTAAATCAGCACATGTAAAAGAATCGGATGTTAAAGGAGAGGAAAAAGACAGCTTTCAAATTGGgactaaaaatgcaaaaaatcagcaagaaaatattaaacttgAAGGGAGTGGAGTTGGTGTTTCAATTGGAGATAATGAGCCGTGTGATGTGTTAGGTAATGGCCAGTTAGTTAAACGTGTTATAAAACAGTCTCAACTAATTGCTCGGCCAGCAAGAGGAGATCTGGTAACAGTTACATTTAATGGTCGAATGCCTAATGGAATCGTTGTTGAGAAAAAGGAAAATTATCAAATTCACGTTGGCGATTACGAG GTTGTACAAGGACTCGACATGGTTATTCCTTTAATGAACATTGGCGAAGTTGCTGAAGTTACTATCGATGCAAGATTTGCTTATGGTAGCCTTGGTTTAAAAAATGATGAAAATGAAAGCGCCAGCGTGCCTGCAGATTCAAca CTAATATATGAAGTACATTTACTAAATTGTAAAAATGAGGATTTTTCGGATTTAAAGTCCTTTGAAGTACGCAGGAATTACGG aacaCGTAAAAAGGAACGGGCAAACTTCTGGTATAACCGTAATGAATACAATACGGCTATTCAGTTGTATAGGCGTGCACTAGAATTCTTGGATGATCGCGATGGTGATCCTGATTCTATGTTCGATAAGGAAGATTTGGAA TTTTCTAATAGCGATTTGCAAACATTACTCGAGGATAGATTGGTTGTCTACAATAATCTGGCAATggctcaaataaaaatttcagcgTTTGATGCTGCTTTGAAGTCGGTAGAGAACGTACTACGTTGCCAGCCAAGCAATTCTAAGGCTTTGTATCGAAAGGGACGA ATTCTCGAAGGAAAAGGAGATACGAAAGGtgctattattttattacaaaaggcTGCTACATTCGAACCAGATAGTAAAGCAATACAGCAG GACTTAGCAAAGTTGATAATCAAAGCACGCAGAGAAGAACACAACGAAAAAGAAATGTATCAAAAAATGCTGGGACAAGCAAAAAAACTTGAACAGAAGCATAAACAACCGCAGAAGCAACAAAACATTGAAAGCTCGAAG CTTAAACTTATAGGATATTTAATGGGATCAATTTTAATTGGTGTAGCCGGCGTTGCTATATATAGATACAAATACTAG